One genomic window of Ottowia oryzae includes the following:
- a CDS encoding alpha/beta fold hydrolase, whose amino-acid sequence MPVLPTFSMLGHGPTVVLLHGSGGSFRSFAPQVEALASLGFRGVAWSMPGYGQSVPVEPYSFMGLAASCAHLIEVLMGEAPRRSVALVGHGMGGMLAQEVAVRRPDLVHQLVLVATAPAVQPGDNYDHVIGEGLRWLDEGRDMLAVADALVPQLVGPAALPEGVQLARFCQSQVHAATWRRALEAMRGFDRRAALGQIAAPTLLVAGEQDRVAPPDTLAAMAQAIPAAQLLTLPGAGHLPHLEQPDAFDEALIHFLRTAKMRPH is encoded by the coding sequence ATGCCCGTTCTACCCACGTTCTCGATGCTTGGCCATGGCCCCACGGTGGTGCTGCTGCATGGCTCGGGCGGCAGTTTTCGATCGTTCGCGCCGCAGGTCGAGGCGTTGGCCAGCCTGGGGTTTCGCGGCGTGGCCTGGAGCATGCCCGGCTACGGCCAGAGCGTGCCGGTGGAGCCCTACAGCTTCATGGGCCTGGCCGCCAGCTGCGCCCACCTGATCGAGGTACTGATGGGCGAGGCGCCGCGCCGCAGCGTGGCCCTGGTCGGCCACGGCATGGGCGGCATGCTGGCGCAGGAAGTGGCCGTGCGCCGCCCCGATCTGGTGCACCAGTTGGTGCTGGTGGCCACAGCACCCGCCGTGCAGCCGGGCGACAACTATGACCACGTCATCGGTGAAGGGCTGCGCTGGCTGGACGAGGGCCGCGACATGCTCGCCGTGGCCGACGCGCTGGTGCCCCAGCTGGTGGGCCCCGCGGCGCTGCCCGAAGGCGTGCAGCTGGCGCGCTTTTGCCAGTCGCAGGTGCACGCGGCGACGTGGCGGCGCGCACTGGAAGCCATGCGCGGCTTCGACCGCCGCGCGGCGCTGGGCCAGATCGCCGCGCCCACGCTGCTGGTGGCGGGCGAGCAAGACCGCGTGGCGCCGCCCGACACGCTGGCCGCCATGGCGCAGGCGATTCCCGCCGCGCAACTGCTCACGCTGCCCGGCGCCGGGCACCTGCCGCACCTGGAGCAGCCCGACGCGTTCGACGAGGCGCTGATCCACTTTCTGCGCACGGCCAAGATGCGGCCGCACTGA
- a CDS encoding DnaJ C-terminal domain-containing protein: MQFKDYYDILGVTKSASQDDIKKAYRKLARKYHPDVSKEADAAERMAEVNEANTVLSDPEKRAAYDTVGAQAWAAGARSGDDVRPPPGWNSGYGDGGGAEGFSRHFGGGGDGGDFSEFFEQMFGHARAGGGAGRRASGAHAQMRGEDRHARIELDLADTYKGAEKQISLRGAKRDESGHVVPDDRTLQVKIPVGVKEGQMIRLAGQGGAGYNGGPAGDLMLEVQFRPDARYRIDGRDVTQRLRISPWEAALGGGVHVTTPDGATVEVTVPAGSGSGRKLRLKGRGIPSTSAPGDLYLELEVAVPGAVTDEQKAAWAALQGAYPGFNPRSAA, translated from the coding sequence ATGCAATTCAAGGACTATTACGACATCCTCGGCGTCACCAAGAGCGCCAGCCAGGACGACATCAAGAAGGCCTACCGCAAGCTGGCCCGCAAATACCACCCCGACGTCAGCAAAGAGGCCGACGCCGCCGAGCGCATGGCCGAGGTGAACGAAGCCAACACCGTGCTGTCCGACCCCGAAAAGCGCGCCGCGTACGACACCGTGGGCGCGCAGGCCTGGGCCGCTGGCGCGCGCTCGGGCGACGACGTGCGCCCGCCGCCGGGCTGGAACAGCGGCTACGGCGATGGCGGCGGCGCCGAGGGCTTCAGCCGGCACTTCGGCGGCGGTGGTGACGGCGGCGACTTCAGCGAGTTCTTTGAGCAGATGTTTGGCCATGCGCGCGCAGGCGGCGGCGCTGGGCGGCGCGCGTCCGGCGCGCACGCGCAGATGCGCGGTGAAGACCGCCATGCACGCATCGAGCTCGATCTGGCCGACACCTACAAGGGCGCTGAAAAGCAGATCAGCCTGCGCGGCGCCAAGCGGGACGAATCCGGCCACGTGGTGCCGGACGACCGCACGCTGCAAGTGAAGATCCCCGTGGGCGTGAAGGAAGGCCAGATGATTCGCCTGGCTGGCCAGGGCGGCGCGGGCTACAACGGCGGCCCGGCGGGCGATTTGATGCTGGAAGTGCAGTTTCGCCCCGATGCGCGCTACCGCATCGACGGCCGCGACGTGACCCAGCGCCTGCGCATCAGCCCGTGGGAGGCGGCGCTGGGCGGCGGCGTTCACGTCACCACACCCGACGGCGCCACGGTGGAAGTGACCGTGCCCGCCGGCTCGGGCAGCGGGCGCAAGCTGCGCCTGAAGGGGCGCGGCATTCCGTCGACCAGCGCGCCGGGCGACTTGTACCTGGAGCTGGAAGTGGCCGTGCCCGGCGCGGTGACCGACGAGCAGAAAGCCGCGTGGGCCGCGCTGCAGGGCGCCTACCCCGGCTTCAACCCCCGCAGCGCCGCCTGA
- a CDS encoding glycine zipper 2TM domain-containing protein, translating into MKSPLTAATPVRLALLAALGVAATAANAQSMVTARVLGAQPVVEQVPVQECGPNRASGTGAAVGAVTGGLIGSQIGRGNGHIAGAILGALGGAVLGNTAEAYNNGYGGCATRYSQRVTGYDVTYEYQGRQYQTRTAQAPGQWLQVPAPYGYEGQQQDYGYNNGGYNSGSYNSGVQTYPVQPAPVSAYPVAPAYSGYPAVSAPVVTAPPAVAYPYPAQPVVQAPYPVAYPQPYVYPAPVYQAYPAPVYVQPAPRYVAPVGVSLSVGGRIGRHSGAGIGVGF; encoded by the coding sequence ATGAAAAGCCCCCTGACTGCCGCCACCCCGGTTCGCCTGGCCTTGCTGGCCGCCTTGGGCGTGGCTGCGACGGCGGCGAACGCGCAGTCGATGGTGACGGCGCGGGTGCTGGGCGCGCAGCCGGTGGTCGAGCAAGTGCCCGTGCAGGAGTGCGGGCCCAACCGTGCCAGCGGCACGGGCGCGGCCGTGGGCGCCGTGACCGGCGGGCTGATTGGCAGCCAGATCGGCCGGGGCAACGGCCACATCGCCGGGGCCATTTTGGGCGCCCTGGGCGGCGCGGTGCTGGGCAACACGGCCGAGGCCTACAACAACGGCTACGGCGGCTGCGCCACGCGCTACAGCCAGCGCGTGACCGGCTACGACGTCACCTACGAATACCAAGGCCGCCAATACCAGACGCGCACCGCTCAGGCGCCCGGCCAGTGGCTGCAGGTGCCCGCGCCGTACGGCTATGAAGGCCAGCAGCAGGATTACGGCTACAACAACGGCGGCTACAACAGCGGTAGCTACAACAGCGGCGTGCAGACCTACCCGGTGCAGCCCGCGCCGGTGTCGGCCTACCCGGTGGCGCCGGCGTATTCTGGGTACCCGGCCGTCAGCGCGCCGGTGGTGACCGCGCCGCCTGCGGTCGCGTACCCGTACCCGGCGCAGCCCGTGGTGCAGGCGCCGTACCCGGTGGCCTACCCGCAGCCCTACGTGTACCCGGCCCCGGTGTATCAGGCTTACCCGGCGCCCGTGTACGTGCAGCCGGCCCCGCGCTACGTGGCGCCGGTAGGCGTCAGCCTGTCGGTGGGTGGGCGCATCGGGCGCCACAGCGGCGCCGGGATCGGCGTGGGGTTCTGA
- a CDS encoding acetoacetate--CoA ligase, with product MTSAVPLPARPPQIRRYQHWLRDTRGLHFDTYHDLWAWSVTELDAFWQSIWDYFQIESPTPHTAALARNVMPGAEWFPGAQLNYARQVLRHVGPAAAAGVPAIISENEKGKVSELSWPELQRQVASLALHLREHGVQRGDRVAAYLPNIPETMVAFLAVASLGAVWSVCAPDMGTHAVLDRFKQIEPKVLIACDGVSWAGRDFDRLGVLAELRAALPSVQHVIVQRNLGTTETVAASAEYTSATAQNDAETAAFDPLCVPFDHPLWVVYSSGTTGLPKPIVHGHGGMILVMQMLGVLHDDVGCSYAPGTLGERFHWYSSTGWVMWNAQLAGLLGGTTCVIFDGSPGGSKDAPDWTVLWRFAARHQVTFFGAGAAFYANCMKADVDLAQCGDLSRVHALGSTGSPLAADVQQWGTDQFRRLRGQPPQAGDEPAAGPLPRRAAAPSGGSAPGAAEELGGDHLRAGPLPSAGAAPSGGSASGEAEERGGDIWWCNISGGTDFCGAFIGGNRELPQRPGVMQCRMLGAAVEAWNDAGAPVIGEVGELVCTQPIPSMPLYLLNDPEGARYKASYFEMYPPGHGRKPGGGDLSPEAGSVWRHSDWLRIGDAHGQGEWCVIYGRSDATINRHGLRMGTSEIYSAVEGIAEVLDSMVVDLEYLGRESYMPLFVVLRPGVELDDALRQRLNSAIRSSLSPRFVPDDIFHVAEIPRTLSGKKQELPIKKLLLGHPLEKVVNREAMANPACLAWYEDLARARLQNAAPSVD from the coding sequence ATGACTTCTGCCGTCCCTCTACCAGCCCGCCCGCCACAGATCCGCCGCTATCAGCATTGGCTGCGAGATACGCGGGGTCTCCATTTCGACACTTACCACGACCTGTGGGCCTGGTCGGTCACCGAGCTGGACGCGTTCTGGCAAAGCATCTGGGACTACTTCCAGATCGAATCGCCCACGCCGCACACCGCCGCCCTGGCCCGCAACGTGATGCCGGGCGCCGAGTGGTTCCCGGGCGCGCAGCTGAACTATGCGCGGCAGGTGCTGCGCCATGTGGGCCCGGCTGCGGCGGCAGGGGTGCCGGCGATCATCAGCGAGAACGAAAAAGGCAAAGTGAGTGAGCTGAGCTGGCCTGAGCTGCAGCGCCAGGTGGCGTCGCTCGCGCTGCACCTGCGCGAACACGGCGTGCAGCGGGGCGACCGCGTGGCTGCCTACCTGCCCAACATTCCCGAAACGATGGTGGCCTTTCTGGCCGTGGCCAGCCTGGGCGCGGTGTGGAGCGTGTGCGCGCCCGACATGGGCACCCACGCGGTGCTGGACCGCTTCAAGCAGATCGAGCCCAAGGTGCTGATCGCCTGCGACGGCGTAAGCTGGGCCGGGCGCGACTTTGACCGCCTGGGCGTGCTGGCCGAGCTGCGCGCGGCGCTGCCATCGGTACAGCACGTGATCGTGCAGCGCAACCTGGGCACTACTGAAACTGTAGCTGCCAGCGCAGAATACACCAGCGCCACAGCCCAAAATGATGCTGAAACCGCCGCGTTCGATCCGCTGTGCGTGCCCTTCGATCACCCGCTGTGGGTGGTGTATTCCAGCGGCACCACCGGCCTGCCCAAGCCCATCGTGCACGGCCACGGCGGCATGATTTTGGTGATGCAGATGCTGGGCGTGCTGCACGACGACGTGGGCTGCAGCTACGCACCGGGCACGCTGGGCGAGCGCTTTCACTGGTACAGCTCCACCGGCTGGGTGATGTGGAACGCGCAGCTGGCCGGGCTGCTGGGCGGCACCACCTGCGTCATCTTTGACGGCAGCCCCGGCGGCAGCAAGGACGCACCCGACTGGACGGTGCTGTGGCGCTTTGCCGCGCGCCACCAGGTGACCTTCTTCGGCGCGGGCGCGGCGTTTTACGCCAACTGCATGAAGGCGGACGTGGACCTGGCGCAGTGCGGCGACCTGTCGCGCGTGCACGCACTGGGCAGCACCGGTTCGCCCCTGGCTGCCGACGTGCAGCAGTGGGGTACCGACCAGTTTCGGCGCCTTCGCGGTCAGCCGCCGCAGGCGGGCGATGAGCCCGCCGCCGGGCCGCTCCCCAGGCGGGCTGCGGCCCCCTCGGGGGGCAGCGCACCAGGCGCAGCCGAGGAGCTTGGGGGCGACCACCTGCGTGCCGGGCCGCTCCCAAGCGCAGGTGCGGCCCCCTCGGGGGGCAGCGCATCAGGCGAAGCCGAGGAGCGTGGGGGCGACATCTGGTGGTGCAACATCTCAGGCGGCACCGACTTCTGCGGCGCCTTCATCGGCGGCAACCGCGAGCTGCCGCAGCGCCCCGGCGTGATGCAGTGCCGCATGCTGGGCGCGGCGGTGGAAGCCTGGAACGACGCGGGCGCGCCGGTGATCGGTGAAGTGGGTGAGCTGGTGTGCACGCAGCCGATTCCGTCGATGCCGCTGTACCTGCTGAACGACCCGGAGGGCGCGCGCTACAAGGCCAGCTACTTCGAGATGTACCCGCCGGGCCATGGCCGCAAGCCGGGTGGTGGCGACCTTTCGCCCGAGGCCGGCAGCGTCTGGCGCCATAGCGACTGGCTGCGCATCGGCGATGCGCACGGCCAGGGCGAATGGTGCGTGATCTACGGGCGCAGCGACGCCACCATCAACCGCCACGGTCTTCGCATGGGCACCAGCGAGATCTACAGCGCGGTGGAAGGCATTGCCGAGGTGCTGGATTCGATGGTGGTCGATCTGGAATACCTGGGGCGCGAAAGCTACATGCCGCTGTTCGTGGTGCTGCGACCAGGGGTCGAACTGGACGACGCGCTGCGCCAGCGGCTGAACAGCGCGATCCGCAGCTCGCTCAGCCCGCGCTTCGTGCCCGACGACATCTTTCATGTGGCCGAGATCCCGCGCACGCTGTCGGGCAAGAAGCAGGAGCTGCCCATCAAGAAGCTGCTGCTGGGCCACCCGCTGGAAAAGGTGGTCAACCGCGAAGCGATGGCCAACCCGGCCTGCCTGGCCTGGTACGAGGATCTGGCGCGCGCCCGCCTGCAGAACGCGGCGCCCAGCGTGGACTGA
- a CDS encoding flavin reductase family protein, whose amino-acid sequence MLAPTPPLLSEPGSRQFRSAMGMFATGVAIVTVRTATGEVAGLTVNSFNSVSMHPPLIVWSLACRSHAVPAFSAATHYAINVLPADQHALALRFASSTGDRWQGVDWQPGLGGAPLLAGALAQFECANQHHQLEGDHLLFIGRVERCVHRSDAAPLVFHGGKFFTEPLA is encoded by the coding sequence ATGCTTGCACCCACGCCCCCTCTTTTGTCCGAACCCGGCTCGCGCCAATTCCGCAGCGCCATGGGCATGTTCGCGACCGGCGTGGCCATCGTCACCGTGCGCACGGCGACGGGCGAAGTGGCGGGCCTGACGGTGAATTCATTCAACTCGGTGTCCATGCACCCGCCGCTGATCGTGTGGAGCCTGGCGTGCCGCTCGCACGCGGTGCCGGCCTTCAGCGCGGCCACGCACTACGCCATCAACGTGCTGCCGGCCGACCAGCATGCGCTGGCGCTGCGCTTTGCCTCGTCCACGGGCGACCGCTGGCAGGGCGTGGATTGGCAGCCCGGCCTGGGCGGCGCGCCGCTGCTGGCGGGCGCGCTGGCGCAGTTCGAATGCGCCAACCAGCACCACCAGCTGGAGGGCGATCACCTGCTCTTCATCGGCCGGGTGGAGCGCTGCGTGCACCGCAGCGACGCCGCGCCGCTGGTGTTTCACGGCGGCAAGTTCTTCACCGAGCCGCTGGCGTGA
- a CDS encoding chaperone modulator CbpM: MAHHNPIAIPAELVELLGDAALDLQELARGCRVSPDWVVTRVESGVLLPDSGGAAAEWRFAGATLVRARRLAGLEQTFEADPQLAALTVDLMEEVVELRRRLHQLI, encoded by the coding sequence ATGGCACACCACAACCCCATTGCCATCCCCGCCGAATTGGTAGAACTGCTGGGCGATGCCGCCCTGGACTTGCAAGAACTGGCCCGCGGCTGCCGCGTCAGCCCCGACTGGGTGGTCACGCGCGTCGAATCCGGCGTGCTGCTGCCCGACAGCGGTGGCGCCGCCGCCGAATGGCGCTTTGCCGGCGCCACCCTGGTGCGCGCCCGCCGCCTGGCCGGGCTGGAGCAAACCTTTGAGGCCGACCCCCAACTGGCTGCGCTGACGGTGGACCTGATGGAAGAGGTGGTCGAGCTGCGCCGGCGCCTGCATCAGCTGATCTGA
- a CDS encoding universal stress protein produces the protein MKVLLAVDGSTYTKKMLAYLTTHEDFLAAGTEFTALTVMPALPARARAAVGKEAVDSYYSEEAAKVLEPVQKYLSRHGITPKTVIKVGQAGETIAKVADAGKFDLLMMGSHGNSALGNLVMGSVATRVLAGCKVPVMLVR, from the coding sequence ATGAAAGTCCTACTCGCCGTTGACGGCAGCACCTACACCAAGAAGATGTTGGCCTACCTGACCACGCACGAGGACTTTCTGGCCGCCGGCACCGAATTCACCGCCCTCACGGTGATGCCCGCGCTGCCCGCCCGCGCGCGCGCCGCCGTCGGCAAGGAGGCGGTGGACAGCTACTACTCCGAAGAGGCGGCCAAGGTGCTGGAGCCGGTGCAGAAGTACCTGTCGCGCCACGGCATCACGCCCAAGACCGTCATCAAGGTGGGCCAGGCGGGCGAAACCATCGCCAAGGTGGCCGATGCGGGCAAGTTCGACCTGCTGATGATGGGCTCGCACGGCAACAGCGCGCTGGGCAACCTGGTGATGGGCTCGGTCGCCACCCGCGTGCTCGCCGGCTGCAAGGTGCCGGTGATGTTGGTGCGCTGA
- a CDS encoding DMT family transporter, with protein MNVRREHLDSRAAAILLLCCLFWGVQQVLVKATLPELAPIFQAGVRFVGATLLLGLWCAWRGVRLFQRDGSLAPGLLAGGLFALEFAAMFLGLQYTTASRLTVFLYTSPFWVALVVPLLVPTERLRPVQWVGLACAFAGVAFALREGFTQGGAGLTWQGDVLGLIGGAMWGLTTVTIRATKLSQLTPEKTLFYQVAVSAVVLPLLSLALGERWNWQWSAFAATSMALQTVVGAFISYLVWMWLLAHYPATRVSAFVFLTPLFALGAGAGWLHEPITTSLLAALALVAAGIVLVNRRAPARA; from the coding sequence GTGAACGTCCGCCGCGAGCACCTGGACTCGCGCGCCGCCGCCATCCTGTTGCTGTGCTGCCTGTTCTGGGGCGTGCAGCAGGTGCTGGTCAAGGCCACGCTGCCGGAGCTGGCGCCGATCTTCCAGGCAGGCGTGCGCTTTGTGGGCGCCACGCTGCTGCTGGGCCTGTGGTGCGCGTGGCGGGGCGTGCGTTTGTTTCAGCGCGACGGCAGCCTGGCGCCCGGCCTGCTGGCGGGTGGATTGTTCGCCCTGGAATTCGCGGCCATGTTTCTGGGCTTGCAGTACACCACCGCATCGCGCCTGACGGTGTTTCTCTACACCTCGCCCTTCTGGGTGGCGCTGGTGGTGCCGCTGCTGGTGCCCACCGAGCGCCTGCGCCCCGTGCAATGGGTGGGGCTGGCCTGCGCTTTTGCGGGCGTGGCCTTTGCGCTGCGCGAGGGCTTCACCCAGGGCGGCGCGGGGCTGACCTGGCAGGGCGACGTGCTGGGGCTGATCGGCGGCGCGATGTGGGGGCTGACCACGGTGACGATCCGGGCCACGAAGCTGTCGCAGCTCACGCCCGAGAAAACGCTGTTCTACCAGGTGGCCGTGTCGGCGGTGGTGCTGCCGCTGCTGTCGCTGGCGCTGGGCGAGCGGTGGAACTGGCAGTGGTCGGCTTTTGCCGCCACGTCGATGGCGTTGCAGACGGTGGTGGGCGCCTTCATCAGCTACCTGGTGTGGATGTGGCTGCTGGCGCACTACCCGGCCACGCGCGTGTCGGCTTTCGTGTTTCTCACGCCGCTGTTCGCGCTGGGCGCGGGCGCGGGGTGGCTGCACGAGCCGATCACCACCAGCCTGCTGGCCGCGCTGGCGCTGGTGGCGGCGGGCATCGTGCTGGTCAACCGGCGCGCACCGGCGCGGGCCTGA
- a CDS encoding TonB-dependent receptor: MTASTRRLRLSPIALALLAYGATALAQTPAPAPSTANADAATPTLEQVNIRDTYEREDLPLLAPGRKAAKGARLGILGATSIMNAPVHVNAYTRELAEDWSALTLQDVLENDPAVVFTTNKNHLLQNFNLRGLDMGAQDIATNGLYGIAPANSVPIEMFERVEVLRGPNVLLSGMPPGTSVAGTVNMVTKRALAKPIAELTFTYGTSSYGQAHADLGKRFGPEQRLGVRFNGVYGTGKMGAKDEKQTRSVGALGIDYLGDRARFSLDVYNSINKISNGSPGMFNFTGNAAIPGVGVLLSPPRGDTNMFRGTHGKYDNTGVLARGEFDFNENWQGYLAFGAGEAEGRGLMFGTRAIVTGLDGATRGAIYNVDTRSKRQTAEAGVIGKFSTGAVKHRAQLSANILKMKEGTNNTACNYCYNTNMYDPVTPVFPNPPVWNGYDKATVRSNNDFRSLAIADTMSFANDAVLLTLGGRYQSIKQPWNNYSKSRFSPMLAAVVRPWGDSVALFGNYTEGMEPGQVVGVTYANAGEVMGPRVSKQMELGVKFQTGELTHTVSAFQIKRPSFITDPANRLVDDGEQRLRGVEWSVYGKLTSSLSVLGGVAHIKSEQRNTGKDTYGTPGLRARMGLDWDTPLQGLKVGGRVHYTGKQWSDSGNRLRVPAWKRLDLTTSYATKFGATPVRFNASVENVTNKKYWIGTFGDGFVMAGAPRTFRLSATVSF; encoded by the coding sequence TTGACTGCATCCACCCGCCGCCTGCGGCTCAGCCCGATTGCCCTCGCGCTGCTGGCCTACGGCGCCACCGCACTCGCCCAGACGCCCGCCCCTGCACCCAGCACCGCCAATGCAGACGCGGCCACGCCGACGCTGGAGCAAGTCAATATCCGCGACACGTACGAGCGTGAAGATCTGCCCCTGCTTGCGCCGGGGCGCAAGGCCGCCAAGGGTGCGCGGCTGGGCATTCTGGGCGCCACCTCGATCATGAATGCGCCAGTGCACGTGAACGCCTACACGCGCGAGCTGGCCGAGGACTGGTCTGCCCTGACCCTGCAGGACGTGCTGGAGAACGACCCCGCCGTGGTCTTCACCACCAACAAGAACCACCTGCTGCAAAACTTCAACCTGCGCGGGCTGGACATGGGCGCGCAGGACATCGCCACCAACGGCCTGTACGGCATTGCGCCGGCCAACTCGGTGCCCATCGAAATGTTCGAGCGCGTGGAAGTGCTGCGCGGCCCCAACGTGCTGCTGTCGGGCATGCCGCCGGGCACCAGCGTGGCGGGCACGGTGAACATGGTGACCAAGCGCGCGCTGGCCAAGCCCATTGCCGAGCTCACCTTCACCTACGGCACCAGCTCCTACGGCCAGGCGCACGCCGACCTGGGCAAGCGCTTTGGCCCCGAGCAGCGCCTGGGCGTGCGCTTCAACGGCGTGTACGGCACCGGCAAGATGGGCGCCAAGGACGAGAAGCAAACGCGCAGCGTGGGTGCGCTGGGCATCGACTACCTGGGCGACCGCGCCCGCTTCTCGCTGGATGTGTACAACAGCATCAACAAGATCAGCAACGGCAGCCCCGGCATGTTCAACTTCACGGGCAACGCCGCCATTCCTGGGGTGGGCGTCCTGCTCAGCCCGCCGCGCGGCGACACCAACATGTTCCGCGGCACGCACGGCAAGTACGACAACACGGGCGTGCTGGCACGCGGCGAGTTCGACTTCAACGAAAACTGGCAAGGCTACCTGGCCTTTGGCGCGGGCGAGGCCGAAGGCCGCGGGCTGATGTTTGGCACCCGCGCCATCGTCACCGGCCTGGACGGCGCCACGCGCGGCGCCATCTACAACGTGGACACGCGCTCCAAGCGCCAGACGGCCGAAGCCGGGGTGATCGGCAAGTTCAGCACCGGCGCCGTGAAGCACCGCGCGCAGCTGTCGGCCAACATCCTCAAGATGAAGGAAGGCACGAACAACACCGCGTGCAACTACTGCTACAACACCAACATGTACGACCCGGTCACGCCGGTGTTTCCCAACCCCCCGGTGTGGAACGGCTACGACAAGGCCACGGTGCGCAGCAACAACGACTTCCGCTCGCTGGCCATCGCCGACACGATGAGCTTCGCGAACGACGCCGTGCTGCTGACGCTGGGCGGGCGCTACCAGAGCATCAAGCAGCCCTGGAACAACTACAGCAAGAGCCGCTTTTCGCCCATGCTGGCCGCCGTGGTGCGGCCGTGGGGCGACAGCGTCGCGCTGTTCGGCAACTACACCGAAGGCATGGAGCCCGGCCAGGTGGTGGGCGTGACCTACGCCAACGCCGGCGAAGTCATGGGCCCGCGCGTGAGCAAGCAGATGGAGCTGGGCGTGAAGTTCCAGACCGGCGAGCTGACCCACACCGTCAGCGCGTTCCAGATCAAGCGCCCCTCCTTCATCACCGACCCCGCCAACCGCCTGGTGGACGACGGCGAGCAGCGTCTGCGCGGCGTGGAATGGAGCGTGTACGGCAAGCTGACCTCGAGCCTGTCCGTGCTGGGCGGCGTGGCCCACATCAAGTCTGAGCAGCGCAACACCGGCAAGGACACCTACGGCACGCCGGGCCTTCGCGCCCGCATGGGCCTGGACTGGGACACGCCGCTGCAAGGGCTGAAGGTAGGTGGCCGCGTTCACTACACCGGCAAGCAGTGGTCCGATTCGGGCAACCGCCTGCGCGTGCCCGCCTGGAAGCGGCTGGATCTGACCACCAGCTACGCCACGAAATTCGGCGCCACGCCCGTGCGCTTCAATGCCAGCGTGGAAAACGTGACCAACAAGAAGTACTGGATCGGCACGTTCGGGGACGGCTTCGTCATGGCCGGCGCACCGCGCACCTTCCGCCTGTCGGCCACCGTCTCGTTCTGA
- a CDS encoding metallophosphoesterase: MKIQLLSDLHLESNPGFVPTPAPDADVLVLAGDIGSYQRGSALAARGIADFGLAPFARRADGTGWPVPVVFVPGNHEYDALDFDATHARLRETAERLGMVWLERETHTFAGHGVRLIGTTLWADFDALAPRGPGASLTAQLTARDKAFRAANHYLRSAATTRGGQLFLAEQMREQALVCQDWLRAALATPFDGATVAVTHFAPSLRSADPRYGLTPGTAGFCNALDDLLPQADLWLHGHLHCALDYRVGRCRVVANPLGYAGKGEQAAFLPTLTVPVARAADDSAPASHAAGSAA; encoded by the coding sequence ATGAAGATTCAGCTTTTGTCCGATCTGCACCTCGAATCCAACCCCGGCTTCGTGCCCACGCCCGCGCCCGATGCCGACGTGCTGGTGCTGGCGGGCGACATCGGCTCGTACCAGCGCGGCTCGGCGCTAGCAGCGCGCGGCATCGCCGATTTCGGCCTGGCGCCCTTCGCCCGGCGCGCCGACGGCACGGGCTGGCCGGTGCCCGTGGTCTTTGTACCGGGCAACCACGAGTACGACGCGCTGGATTTCGACGCCACCCACGCCCGCCTGCGTGAGACGGCCGAGCGGCTGGGCATGGTCTGGCTGGAGCGCGAAACCCACACCTTTGCCGGCCACGGCGTGCGGCTGATCGGCACCACGCTGTGGGCCGACTTTGACGCGCTGGCCCCGCGCGGCCCCGGCGCCAGCCTGACGGCGCAGCTCACCGCGCGCGACAAAGCCTTTCGCGCCGCCAACCACTACCTGCGCAGCGCCGCCACCACGCGCGGCGGCCAGCTGTTTTTGGCCGAGCAGATGCGCGAACAGGCGCTGGTGTGCCAGGACTGGCTGCGCGCCGCGCTGGCCACGCCGTTTGACGGCGCCACCGTGGCCGTCACCCACTTTGCCCCCAGCCTGCGCAGCGCCGACCCGCGCTACGGCCTCACGCCCGGCACCGCCGGCTTTTGCAACGCGCTGGACGATCTGCTGCCCCAGGCCGACCTGTGGCTGCACGGCCACCTGCACTGCGCGCTGGACTACCGCGTGGGCCGCTGCCGCGTGGTGGCCAACCCGCTGGGCTACGCCGGCAAGGGCGAGCAGGCCGCCTTCCTGCCCACATTGACGGTGCCCGTGGCGCGCGCGGCGGACGACAGCGCCCCGGCCAGCCATGCGGCAGGCAGCGCGGCTTGA